CCAGAGGCACAAGCTATCCGAACAGCAGTGCAGAAAATCACCGAGATCCATGGTAAGCTTCATGGGGATTTGACCTTTGCCAAGCGTGAGGTCGCGTTTGGCAACCTCGGGCCCGATGACCTTCAAGCAATCTTTCGAAATCTTCGACAGGTCATGATCCCTGTCGTGGGTTTGAGCTTCACCGTGGACTTGTTTCAGCGCCTGTCTGAATACAATAAATGGAATACGCCTATTGATCCGACGGCGACTGATATACCGGATCTGGTACGTCATCGTGTGGTCCAGGAATGGAACGATATCATGCGGGCGGTGCATGATCCGTTCAAATCTATGATTCAGGCTATAGACGAGGGCCTCCAACATATTTCGTTTGTGTTAAAACTGGCCAAGCCACCAAAGAAGACTGCCACTGCCGCAAATGGTGAGACGTCATCGAGTGGCgtagaagatgttgaggCTTCGGCTGTCCCATCTCCGGGCGACAAAAACTTCGCTGCCCATCTTGAACAGAGACTTCGTGACTTCAAGGTCGCTAAGCGGATCGCCCTTCGAACGTGGAgtgaagaaaagggaatcaAGCTGCCTAAAGACTTTTTCGATCGCCCTACCGATGACATGGAAGACATCAGCTATGGTGATCCATTCATTGGCCGAGAGCGGAGCCAGCGACAGCTGTACTTGTTTCTTTATGTAAGTAGCTTGCTCTCAATGCCTCTCAAATGTTGCCGGATACTGACAATGACTAGATGGAGCAGCTACTCAGTTCAACCGGTCAGATGGTACTTGAGTTTGTAAAGTTCGCGGATGACAAACGTGAAAGTGGAAAGCTTTCAAGGCGCCATATTATTATACCAGGCTGGAAACGTTTGCGAAAATGGGCCACAAGTTTACTGAAGGCTGAGGACACACACGAAGATGATAATATAGGCGACATCAACGCTCAGAACAACATTCTCCAGTTGGGTGAAGCGTACAAACATAGGAAGGATCCAGAGCATCTGCGGCCAGAGACCACTTTTCAAAAAATTGGTGACAAGGTCAGACTCATTCCTGCGATGTTCCGCACCCAAGAGTCGGCGTACGGTTTCCGGGTTGCGTGCGCCACCATGACTATCGCCATTGTTGGCCTCCTTCACGATACCCAGAGCTTCTTCATTAAGCAACGCTTTATTTGGGCTATGATTATGGTCAACCTTAGCATGACCCCTACCTCTGGACAGAGTATATTCGGCTTTGTGCTTCGTATACTTGGCACTGTATTGGCTATGGTGCTCAGCTTTTTAAGCTGGTACATCCCTGGAAAGCAGACCCCGGGAATCatcgttttcttcttcattttcttaaCGTGCGTTTTCTATGTGCCAATCAAGCTATTCCGATTCCGGGCTATTGGCATTATCACCATTATCACCACGTCCATGATAATCGGGTACGAACTCCAGGTTCGCAAGGTCGGTGAGCAAGTCGCAACCTCGAACGGCCAGTCATACTACCCCATATACCTCCTTGCACCCTATCGATTGGCAACAGTAACCGGTGGCATTGCGGTGGCGTTTTTCTGGACATTCTTTCCATACCCTATTTCAGAACACTCCGTGCTGCGTCAAAGCCTGGGTGCCTCTTTGTACCTTCTTGCCAATTACTATTCGCTCATTCACGAGACCGTGTCGGCACGAGTGCGCGGCGAAGCAGGCGATATGGCGCTCAAGACTTCGGCGGGGCGAAGGCTTTTGAAGTCCCGTAACCAGGTGTTTTCCAAGcagatgttgatgttgaatAACCTCCGGACCTATTCAGAATTCCTCAAATGGGAAGTACCAATTGGTGGTCGATTCCCCAAGAAGCAATATGACTCTATTATTGCATGTATCGAAAAGTAAGTATTACTTACCTCTTTCATATTGCCCAGAGAGTTAACCGCTCGATAGTATCGTAAGTTACCTGAGTCTTCTGGGGTATGCTTCAGACACGTTGTTGCAAATTGGTGACGACGAAGAATCAAACTCTGCCTGGCTCCATGATTTTAAACGGTTGGTTGCCAGTGCAGGTGTCACCACCCACGAAATCACTTCAGTATTATGCCTTCTGTCCGCCAGCATCACCGATCGCAGGCCTCTTCCGCCTTACCTAAAGACACCAAGGCCGTACAGCTTTACCAAAAGGCTTGAAGCAATGGACAAGGATATTCTGAGTCTAAAGCATATCGCAGAGCCAGGATTTGCTACCTTTGCGGTATTACAAATCTCCACTAGATGTATAGGTGGTGACGTGGAGAGACTTATGAAGTGAGTGAAGAGATCATCGTTGCAGCGAGACAGCTACTAACTCAGAGTAGggatgtgaagaagttggttgGAGAGCTCGACTTCTCATTCCATGCCGTCAGCACAGTGCAGAGCGCCAAGTCGTCTGCTGAGGTATCCCGATATTCGCGAGCGACCGAGCGGAATAAGCTTGAGTAGCTGACAAATAACCTACGATAGAGTAAATATAGAGAGCAATTATTTTGTTATAATCACGAGGAGATGCCCGGATGATCTAGTCTTCAGTTATTGAACGCGGGCGCAACTGCCaccgacgaggacgaggctTATCTACGCCTCCGAGAATAAATATTCGAAATTTATCTTTCACATAATACAAGAATATCCTTCATTTACGTCTTTTTGACGGAGTATCCAAAAAAGATAGACATAAGGAGCAGTACATAAAGTTCATTCAACAAGGCGCAAAAATTGCTCAACATTGCTTATTCGATTTTGAACTGAACGGTGTTCGACTCGAAATCGCCCCGGTTTGCGTCTGAAAGTTGTTCAAGTTTGTCATTCTGGACGTCACTCACAGGAGTTTCCCACACTGCATGCCACCTTCCCTGAGCACGGATTGAGAAGTCATGACCTGACTGGAGAGGCATAGGTGGAAGAGTGACAACGGTGTCAACCGTGCTCTCTGGGGCGATTTCGAGCAAGTCATCCGCGGCGGGAGGAAGCTTGCGGGAGAACTTGATGGTGTCAAGGGGGACAGCCTGACCATCTGTCTCATCCTGCACTTGGAAAACCCCCAGGATGCCGGCTTTTGGGTCAAAAGGGGTACCCCATTTGAGCATCGTCACCGGCTCATTGGAGGGATTTTGGATAGACGCTTTGACAGACACAGCCGTCTGCTGGGACGATGCTTGGTCGATCGAGACCAGCTGCGGGGCGAGAAGGACTTGGAGAGCTACAGCTGCGCCCATCATTATTGAGGAAATGAAGGATTTAATGTGGACAAATTAGAGGAGCCGGAAGTGGGTGACGTGGAGATGTACAAGGTAGAGTATGAGACGGAGGGCAGGAAGACAGCGGCATTTCAAAGTCGGGAAGATATACTGCAGTCAGTGATTCGCCACCTACGCAAAAGCCAGCCTTGCATACGTTTCAACTAAATGTCATCACGGCACTCGCAATGAAACCCAAGCTGCGCGATCGGCGATTTATCATAAACCCGCGCCAATGATCGCTGGCGAAATCTCGGGCCAAGTCTGCGTGGCGTGGTATCGTTATGAGGGGTATTCTCATGATTAGTGATGAGAGTTTATGGGGAAAGAATAACCCTGCATCCGAGGCTGCAGGGCTTCTGCCTGGCAATTTAATTTCAATCTGCTAGAAACTCTTGGGTAGCATTCGCGGTGAATTCTCTGTGGGGTGGACTGTGCGCTAAGCATTTTGGCGTTGCTTATTCCGAGACTAAGACAGCCCTTGACTAACACCATATTGAGGTGTATCCTGACTCGATATATCGTTGATTCACCACCTTCTCAGCCTGAAGATCTTCACCGTGACAGGAACATGGCTCGAGAGCGGGACGACAGCCAAGACTCGGGAGACCGGCGGCATAGTGGCTCTGTTGAGGCCAGATCCAACGGCCCCATCCTTATCGGTGGAGGCGAGCAGATCATATACTGAAATGGACAAAACACAGTCTTTCGGCCTCCGCCGGGCCAAGTCCCCTAAATCAGCTTAGGACTAAAGAAAGAAGCCTTCGCTTATGATCTTGTCTCTCTAACTCGAAGACATGAGTCCGAGTTTTACCTTCGCCAAGAGATCCGTGATATTAAACAATGCAGCTTCGGATACTACCTTCTGTTTACAGGGTGAGATACCGGAGCTATACCCGTGGCAAGGCCTGAAGAAGTGCGCAATGACTATTTTGAAGGCCATCAGACCAGAAGGAATCGAGACTATAAAGCCCTCGTTGTCCAGCGACTCTTCACTTAGATTCAAGACAATTCAGCTTGTTGAGTATCTATCAcacttcatctttcttcccacaGCCCTTCTTTCCAAACCGCCAGAATGCGTGTCACTACTCTCTCCACTGCGCTCTTCGCGTTGGCTTCCACCGCTGTGTCAGCGCCAACCGCTGGGAGCTCTTCTCCTGGTCTTGAGGTCAAGCTGACCCAGATTGACAACACTCGTGTGAAGGCGGTTGTCAAGAACACCGGCAGTGAGGAAGTGTCCTTCGTCCACCTGAACTTCTTCAAGGACGCTGGCCCTGTCAAGAAGGTTTCCGTCTACCGCGGCCGTACGTTTCCCTTTAACAGACTAGTCATGAATATCAATGGCATTTATTAACAGTGCCGCAGAGGATGAGGTCCAGTTCGAGGGTATCAAGCGCCGCTTGAGGAGCAGTGGCATCACTAAGGAGGCTGTCACTTCTCTCGGTGCCGGAGAGACCCTGGAGGATGAGTTCGATATCGCCTCCACCAGCGACCTGGCAAGCGGCGGCCCCGTTTCCATCCGCAGCCACGGATTCGTCCCCATTGTCGTGGACGGCAAGATCACCGGCTACATCCCCTACAAGTCCAACGACCTGACCGTCAATGTTGACGGCGGTAAGGCCGCCAAGGTCACCAAGGCGCTGTCGCAGCTCACCCGCCGCACCGAGGTCACCGACTGCAAGGGTGACGCCGAGTCCTCGTTGACCACTGCCCTTTCCAACGCTGCCAAGCTGGCCAACCAGGCTGCCGAAGCCGCCGAATCCGGCGACGAGTCCAAGTTCGAGGAGTACTTCAAGACCACCGACCAGCAGACCCGCACGACCGTTGCTGAGCGTCTGCGCGCTGTCGCTAAGGAAGCCGGCTCTACCTCCGGTGGCTCTACCACGTACCACTGCAGCGACCCCTACGGCTACTGTGAGCCTAACGTTCTGGCCTACACCCTGCCCTCGAAGAACGAGATCGCCAACTGCGACATCTACTACTCTGAGCTTCCTCCCTTGGCTCAGAAGTGCCACGCCCAGGACCAGGCCACCACCACTCTTCACGAGTTCACTCACGCCCCTGGCGTCTACCAGCCTGGTACTGAGGATTTGGGTTACGGCTATGATGCCGCTACTCAGCTGAGTGCCCAGGATGCGTTGAACAACGCTGATTCTTATGCCTTGTATGCCAATGGTAAGCATGTCCCGATAAAACCTACTTGGTGCGAACAGTTGCTGACTGATAATAGCTATCGAGCTCAAGTGCTAAATGTGAATGATACCTCATATTCTCTGTTCCGCAGAGGCTGTACATAGTTCCTATATTATAGGCTAGAGTGGCGTGTCTGTGACATGCACTTGAAATGATAGCTTGTTATGATTATATTCAATTTCCTGTGTTTTAGTGAAGCGCAGATCTGTTTGATTAATCACCAGATTCGTCAATGCACTAACCTGATGAATTTATTGACGCGTATAGTATGTCTCCTACATCACTATATAAGCCAAGTAGCGAATGCAAATGAAGGCTGCCTTATTTATCAGTTCCCTACTATATATGATCTAGCTACTCCCACCTATCATAATCCGGAATATCCTCCTCAAAATACTCCTCCGTAACACTCCTAAACCCAACCTCCGGTGCCCCAGCAGACCACGGCCTCCCATTTCGACTagcaaaaagagcaaaacTGGCCCCTTCAAATACAAACCAGCCCTGAGGCGCAAAGGCCAACCACTTCGATTCAATAGACGACACCCAATTCACCGAAGAATTGGCGACACCATACCCAAAACGATAACAAAGCGGCTCAGCCCGAATATACAAAACAAGACCATCTACACTCGATGCATTGAGCTGGACCTCATCATACTGTCTCCGTCAGCACCCCACCCACAATAATCCAAAGGAAGATTCATACCTCAACCGTCCCATTCCTCACAAGCTGCGTATAAACACACATCCCGGTCCCAGGTCCATCCTTACAACCCCGAACCCCAATATCCTGATGTTGAAACTCGCTCAAATAAACACTTATCCCAACCGTCTCACTCTGTCTCAACTCAGACCTGATAGGAAGTAACTCCGCAGTAAAAGTCATATTCAACGACGTCTGTTTCCGGAGAATAGCAGCTGGGACATCCCGCTCGCTGAGGGAGTATACATTCGGTCGGAAGATTATACCTCCTTTCTCCCTGAGGATAAAGTTCTCCGTGTACGGTGTGCGAAGCTGATACCATCTATTATCGAGAGTCGATCCTTCGAAGTTATCAATCCAGGTGTCTGGTGTGCTTTGATCTGGTGTATCGCCAAAGGATTCACTCAGGAGAATTGGTCTCCCGTTGTTGATAACCGGCCACCCGTCCTTCCAGGTGACGGGCGAGAGAAATGTCTCTCGCCCTAATGGGGAGGATCCGTTGATCTTTCTCCGGGCAATGTAAACGGCATATGAATCCCCATTGGCGGTATCGAAGATAGTAGTATGGCCTGTCGACTGCACGGTAAGGTTATCGAATCCATACGCACCGTTATATAGAATCGGGTTATTGGGGTTCGGGGTCCATGGGCCCCGTGGTGAGTGTGATCGGGCGATGCTTGCGCGGTGGAGGTCGTCTGTTCCGCCTGTTCATCATCCATACTCATATCAGCATATACACATACTCATGCACACACATCCCACCCTAACACCCTCAAACTAAACATATTTCAAAGAAAtagggaaaggaagaataccCTCAGCAATAAGCAGATAATACCACTCCCCCCTCACAAACATCTTCGGACCCTCCGGTCTAGCACTGACATCATGTAACATCGTCCCGTTCCACAGGGACCGATACTCATCTATACATTTCCCAGTTCCAAGGTCCACCTGACATTGATAAATGCCCCAGATCCCAGTTTCCTTGCTATCCGGCGCCATGAGGTTCAAATAGACGTCACCGGAAACAGGGTCCTGGAAAAGAGACGGGTCGATGCCCCATGGCTCGGCCCAGATGGGGTCACTCCAGGTTTCTAAATCGGGGGATGATATCCAGGTTATCCGGGGCCAGACTTTTGCGACTGGGTCGTAGGTCCACCGGGTCATGGTGGCTATGTAGAAGGTGTTGTTTATGTAGGAGAGGGTTGGGGCCCATGTTCCTTTGTTTTTGGGATCTAGGTTAGTATTATGTGTTGGGGAGGGATGTGGTGTAGTCTTACCGCCGCCGGTTGGAGTTCCGTAGAGGGCTAATTGGGATGGTCTTGTTAGGGCATGGGAGTGGAGGGTCCAGTTGGTTAGGTCTGTGGATTTGTAGATTGGGAGACCAGGGAAATATtcgaaggaggaggttgtgagGTAGTATTCGTTGTTGAGGTGCAGGATGGAGGGGTCGGGGTTCCAGCCTGGGAGGATTGGGTTTTTGATTGCGGTTAtggggaggatgagggcTAGGAGGGTGGATACTTTGGGTAGGGGGGTCATTTTGCGGTTGTAGTGGTTAATAAATATATGGAATTCATCGTTGGCCTTTTGCGTGAGGGCTTTGTTGTCTTTTTATGGTGTTGGATGGAGCGGATGAGGTCCGGGAGATCCTCCGGGGTTTATGCGAGTAAAAACTAGGTCTTTAGTTAAGAGGTACTCCCATACTCTTGCtcttatatattattttgaCTACTTACACAGCGGGTTCACTTCTAGTAGTCAAATATGTACCTGGATGAGCATAATGAAGTTATCTGATTGCTTCATGGAGAAACAGGACTTGAAGAGAGTGTTCAAGGAGAGTCAGGCCCAAGTTTGTAAAATGACTGGACACAGTCTCGTTTCCCCGGATATAACAGAACCCATTTATAATCGTGTAGTGTTGTTGCTCCAATGCAGTATGTTCATTGTGTTAACCACCTGAAACTACCATCAGCTACGACACCCAACCCCCTCCCTTTACTTTAGTTCCACACCTTCTGCCCTTCAATCTCTCAACCTGAACCTCCCAGATCTCAAAAAGAGACACTCTCATATCAATCCATAACCAATACACACACTTATCACCTCATCGTAACCAAAAGTTACCACGTACAACATCAACCACCATGCCCGCGGTAAGCCATATAACCCCAACGCCATTCAGAGAAATCACCCACTCACCAACGCACAGGACCCCAAGCAGACCAACATACCCGATGGCGAATCTGCGACAAAACCGACCGGACAAAAACAAACCCCGTACAAAATCtgcaagaacaaaaaagccATCAAAACGAAGAAGATCGCAGATATGACTAAGGAGGAACGGGTAAGATCGGCTTACTAGAACTACAGCTCTGAGCTAACAATTAGGCCTGTTAGAAgtaagagatagagagacTTGAGCGGGAACGGGGTAGGGAACACATCGAGATAGTACAGAAGACTATAAGGATTGTCGGACTGATGGCGCAGGacttgatggaggagatcggTTATGCtgaggaggatgtggagtGACTGGATCTCTAGCCCATCTCTAGACTGAGGTGAGATATAGTGGTTCATATTGGTCTGGAAAGTTCGTCGGCGTCCCCAATAGGAGATTGATGCATGTAACCCAACGCTAGGAAAAATTGACTAAGAATTACGATGCCTAATGGGCAATCCTACATCAATAAACTCACTCATAAGGAAAACtaactatttctataatctTTACCTTCTCTTACCTTCTCTTAaccaaaacccccaaaacTATACCTAAAATATTCAATCCACTAATAAACTCCATCCTTCCTACCTCTAAAGATGTACCAACACTAATCCGCATCCACAGCCTTGCATTCCACTggcaaaaagagcaaaacTGGCTCCTTAAAGATAAGCCAGCCCTAAAGCACAAAGGCCAACCActttaactaaataaataacacCCAATTCACTGACAAGTTAACAACACTGTACCCAAAATGACAATAAAGCGGCTCATTGTAACTATCAGTATATTTTTCATAGTTAGAATAGTATATGTCAGTCACTGATGGGTCACCTGACACACAGTCATACAAGGactttttttgtctttcagACAATTGAATCAATTATCCACTCACTGTCCTCTATCTCTATCACTATACAATGTGTCAGTTAGCGTGGATGTACCCTCGAGCGGACATCTGGGACTATGACGTCGGCGAAGACGCATATCTGGAAGGCACATCCCTATTAAACACATACAGCGAACCGTTCCTTCATATCTCCCTTCACACCATACAGGTTAGTATAAACACCTCTACTATGCACCACTGCCGCTTCTATTCACCAACTAACTAAATACCCTGCGGGAAACACATTCACCCGGGGATATATTAGTATAGACCTCTCAGTCTCATCCCAGCACATTCACAAATCCGTGGCAACCTGTAGTGACTGAGAACTTTCAAAACCCAAGGATCGTCTTCTTTTGGTGGATAAAGTGTTCAAGGTgcgaccttgatgtcattggcattttggtcgagtgggaaCGAGATCTTCTTTGCAATCAACACCGAAAATGGGTATCAAACGGCCCAAGAGCAGCCATACTACATACCCGTACCCAGATGTCGATAACTCCGATCAAGATATTGACCGCCGCCCAGAGGCGGAGAAGCGTGAATGGGAGCACCGTTTGATACAAAGTATTTCAACCAAACCAAGAGAGCGAGTACTCTTTGTAACTAACATAACGAGACATTCAATATAGTGGGGCAGTGGTGAGGGCATGCTTATGGGCTGGACTAGAGCCAATGACCACAAAGACTCCTCTGGACACATCATAAATCGCTATCGAAAGCATTAATTGTCTATGTCGTTAGCTCGCCTTTTGATAGACGAGTTTGGTTATTATGACACAATGTCCCCGACGTCCCTGATATCACAGCTGGCGGGCTGGACATACATATACTCTCTATAGGTCATCCGCTAAAGTGCAGTCTTATACCGACCTCAGCAGAGGTCATCTGGTGCAGAGCTTACTGAAGGGACAGGTCAATCCACGGAAGCTTTTGATAGAACAAGACCTAGAGTCGCTGCGTATCCTGTTCCCGAGAGCAGCCGGTTCAGGTACTGATTGCAAGCTTTCTTGGCGTACTATTCGACAGCGTTGCAGACGTGGAGCGGACCAGCAATCTCGGCTACGCGGGTGAGGCAGGCGCCGGGTGGGCTTGTTGTACTTAGAGATACGGCAAGGTTCTATACAACAGCACAGAATATCGGCTCAAGTGCAGCGGTCTCAGATACAGAGGCAAAATCGGTGGGTTGTCTGGGTTTGAAGTTAAAATTgcaaggaggaaagaaggttATAACTACCGTCACCCACGCTTATGTGCGCTATCCTGTATTACCGGGGTTTCTTAAGAATGCGTGTTGCAAATTGGGTAATTCGAGCCAAGAACGCCCTCTGTCGTTTCAGAAACCCTCATCTGGACTAGGATTCACGCTCTAGATGATATATCCCTTAATGCAAATGCTCATAGCAAAGACAGATTATATCCGAGGTCCGTCACACAGGAACTGGACCACATCGATATGTTATTCGGAGGACTAAGAGGATCGCCGAACTGGAGGTACTGGACACAGAGGATGAGAAAGGTGATGTTGAGAGGGATGTGGAGTTATTGGATTTCTAGTCCATCTCTAGACTGAGGTAGGATATGGTGGTTCGTGTTGGTGGGGAACTTCGGCGATAGTTAAGGCTTTCTCGTGAATGATCCCGTCGGCGTCCCGAATAGGAAATTGTTGTATGTAACCTCTTCCTTTACTACCCTGACAACCAAGATCAAGAATTAAGATGCCTAATGGGTCACTTTACATAAATAAACTCACTCATAAGAAAGCCCAACCAGATCCACATCCGACTCCCACAACCTCCCCTCAACTAAAACCCCCAAAACCCATACCCAAAATGTCCAATCCACCAACAATTATCATCCTCCCCGCCTCCCCCGAAGATGCACCAACACTAACCCGCATCCACGGCGATGCATTCCAAAACTCCACACTCCTCGACCTCATGTTCGGTCCACCAACAGAGGAGAACCTAAAAGGGTTCACGGCCCAACTCGCAGAACTCATCGCAAACGATAAAACAGCCAGATTCACCAAAGCCGTCGACAACGACACGAATAAGATTGTGGGCTGGAGCTGGTGGAATATCTTCCCCGATCATAAGTCGCGCTTGGAAGGCTCAGAAGCTTTCGCGAAAGATCATACTGACCCGCCTGAATCTGCGATTAGTCCTGAGGCATATAGGGAATATTTCCGGGGGGTGGAAGAGAGACGGGAGAAGTGGGTTGGGGGGAGGGCTGTTGTTTGTGAGTTTCTTTTTGATGTATTTCCTTTGGATTGCCCTTGTTTATTGAAGTGTTGGTGTTTCTTCTGCTGGGGTGGTTTCACGAATTCCACAACCTTGTGCTGATTTAACTGCAGTTCTCAGAGTCCTTGTTGTTCTCCCTGAGTATCAGAGGAAGGGTGTCGGTGCGAAACTTATGACAAAGGGCCTGGAAGAGGCAACGGCTCTTAACCTTCCGGTCTGGCTGGAATCTTCAGAAGAGGGATATGCTTTGTACAAGAAGCTGGGGTTCAAGGATCTTAACGATAGCATTGTCATGGACTTGACTAAATACGGAGAGTCGGGTATCGCGACTACGGCGTGTATGCTATTGGAGAATGGCAACCCTTGAACACGAAATCAAAGGGTGCATTTAATACGGTGGTGAATAGCTTACAGTAAACTTGCAACTCGAGCTATTAAGCTGTGAAAAGAGCCATCATTTTCTCTGTATCAAATTGCGTGGCTATGTCAGACTATGTACAGCTACCGAAAGAGAGGGAATCGTGGTATAAAAGGTTGAGACTGATTAAAAGAAAGAGGTGAAAACAACAAGAGAGAATAAGAAGTTCACAGTCATTATACATCTAACCTCCAATTAATGCACGTAAAACTCATCAAGCTTAGTAGGAGTGTCATGGAGTAGGCCTAAGATCGACCGCCTTGTATAATCATGAGGGTGGGCT
This window of the Aspergillus flavus chromosome 8, complete sequence genome carries:
- a CDS encoding beta-xylosidase: MTPLPKVSTLLALILPITAIKNPILPGWNPDPSILHLNNEYYLTTSSFEYFPGLPIYKSTDLTNWTLHSHALTRPSQLALYGTPTGGGTWAPTLSYINNTFYIATMTRWTYDPVAKVWPRITWISSPDLETWSDPIWAEPWGIDPSLFQDPVSGDVYLNLMAPDSKETGIWGIYQCQVDLGTGKCIDEYRSLWNGTMLHDVSARPEGPKMFVRGEWYYLLIAEGGTDDLHRASIARSHSPRGPWTPNPNNPILYNGAYGFDNLTVQSTGHTTIFDTANGDSYAVYIARRKINGSSPLGRETFLSPVTWKDGWPVINNGRPILLSESFGDTPDQSTPDTWIDNFEGSTLDNRWYQLRTPYTENFILREKGGIIFRPNVYSLSERDVPAAILRKQTSLNMTFTAELLPIRSELRQSETVGISVYLSEFQHQDIGVRGCKDGPGTGMCVYTQLVRNGTVEYDEVQLNASSVDGLVLYIRAEPLCYRFGYGVANSSVNWVSSIESKWLAFAPQGWFVFEGASFALFASRNGRPWSAGAPEVGFRSVTEEYFEEDIPDYDRWE
- a CDS encoding acyl-CoA N-acyltransferase, with protein sequence MPNGSLYINKLTHKKAQPDPHPTPTTSPQLKPPKPIPKMSNPPTIIILPASPEDAPTLTRIHGDAFQNSTLLDLMFGPPTEENLKGFTAQLAELIANDKTARFTKAVDNDTNKIVGWSWWNIFPDHKSRLEGSEAFAKDHTDPPESAISPEAYREYFRGVEERREKWVGGRAVVFLRVLVVLPEYQRKGVGAKLMTKGLEEATALNLPVWLESSEEGYALYKKLGFKDLNDSIVMDLTKYGESGIATTACMLLENGNP
- a CDS encoding neutral protease 2 produces the protein MRVTTLSTALFALASTAVSAPTAGSSSPGLEVKLTQIDNTRVKAVVKNTGSEEVSFVHLNFFKDAGPVKKVSVYRGQDEVQFEGIKRRLRSSGITKEAVTSLGAGETLEDEFDIASTSDLASGGPVSIRSHGFVPIVVDGKITGYIPYKSNDLTVNVDGGKAAKVTKALSQLTRRTEVTDCKGDAESSLTTALSNAAKLANQAAEAAESGDESKFEEYFKTTDQQTRTTVAERLRAVAKEAGSTSGGSTTYHCSDPYGYCEPNVLAYTLPSKNEIANCDIYYSELPPLAQKCHAQDQATTTLHEFTHAPGVYQPGTEDLGYGYDAATQLSAQDALNNADSYALYANAIELKC
- a CDS encoding uncharacterized protein (of unknown function-domain containing protein); the protein is MSSHRSSEDSQWPLPDEPEVKPDSKQKKGLMAKLKSGWDSLGLDTPTILLMMKGAVPPTIALAIFQADAVASKFTTVGYLMAIISVLGFSIQPRAKFIQMMVLDVLAVCVASAVTLLMMYSCIKARQHTEVVSSVGTSIVNTPYNPSASAVSGVWLFFQIYVVHSFRAKFQQFQFPVIIYSIVANVTFSYAPRMTTMAAAISMVTKLLEACLVGLALATGVCLFIYPVTSRTVVFKQMAGYVGCLRGALQAHTVYFESLEESDMFGRAETYDSKVEKITKDGKVYSPEAQAIRTAVQKITEIHGKLHGDLTFAKREVAFGNLGPDDLQAIFRNLRQVMIPVVGLSFTVDLFQRLSEYNKWNTPIDPTATDIPDLVRHRVVQEWNDIMRAVHDPFKSMIQAIDEGLQHISFVLKLAKPPKKTATAANGETSSSGVEDVEASAVPSPGDKNFAAHLEQRLRDFKVAKRIALRTWSEEKGIKLPKDFFDRPTDDMEDISYGDPFIGRERSQRQLYLFLYMEQLLSSTGQMVLEFVKFADDKRESGKLSRRHIIIPGWKRLRKWATSLLKAEDTHEDDNIGDINAQNNILQLGEAYKHRKDPEHLRPETTFQKIGDKVRLIPAMFRTQESAYGFRVACATMTIAIVGLLHDTQSFFIKQRFIWAMIMVNLSMTPTSGQSIFGFVLRILGTVLAMVLSFLSWYIPGKQTPGIIVFFFIFLTCVFYVPIKLFRFRAIGIITIITTSMIIGYELQVRKVGEQVATSNGQSYYPIYLLAPYRLATVTGGIAVAFFWTFFPYPISEHSVLRQSLGASLYLLANYYSLIHETVSARVRGEAGDMALKTSAGRRLLKSRNQVFSKQMLMLNNLRTYSEFLKWEVPIGGRFPKKQYDSIIACIENIVSYLSLLGYASDTLLQIGDDEESNSAWLHDFKRLVASAGVTTHEITSVLCLLSASITDRRPLPPYLKTPRPYSFTKRLEAMDKDILSLKHIAEPGFATFAVLQISTRCIGGDVERLMKDVKKLVGELDFSFHAVSTVQSAKSSAEVSRYSRATERNKLE